The sequence CCTAAGTCACGAAAGTTAAAACTTCCTTCTAAATCGATCGTTTGTACCAACTGTCTCTGATTCATTTTTTCTCCCTGCCTTTTACTTATTTTTGAGAATAGATATCTGTTTTTATCTCGAATCTAAGGTTCCATAAGTCTTCCACTTGGGGTATAGAGAATAGATCGTTCTTGTCTAAAAACCGATATCTGCTTCTACTTGGAGAATATCTTTTTGAGTAGTTTCGTCTAGCTTATCCTCTCAAGCGTTTGAGTCTTCATTCTACTTTTTATTAGTAAAACCCTCATTGAATGAAGTTCCCCTTTAACGTTCTTGGATATTTTCTATCTGTATTGTCCGTATGATTATGGTAAAAGTCAAGTGAATAATAAAAAGTCCAGCATCAGCTGATGATTTTGGAGTTTGCTGGTTTGTTAAGATGTCATGAAACAGTTAAGTCAACATGCGAAAACTGTAATGTCCAGGTTCTAAGTAAACATCTTCATAAATGGCGCTTCTGAAAACGCGGTAATAAATAGTAAATGTAAAATGAATGTTTACCTATTTAGGTACAACGAAGCAGTCTCCTGTATGAAGTTCTTGGAGACTCTCTAACTAGGAAAACCATATCCGTTTTTGATTTTTCATATCATTGATTTCTTGTTTACTTTTATTTTTAGTTTTTGTTTTACTATTTCCATGATTACCCTTTCGTTTTTAAACTTCCCAATACTTTAAAAAGATGTACAAATCGCGAGGCTGTTTGCGAACAAATAATAATAATGCTATAATTCAGAAAAATACTCTTTGTTTCCATTATTGAAACGGCATAGCAAATAGTAACCTAGTTTTTAATTAGTGCATCACTTACGAGGCATTCTAATGGAGTGATTAACCAAAAATGAAAAGGGTTACATAAAATGCAAATATGTGTTGGAGTCGACCAATGCTTTATTTGTAGTCCAAAAAATTATCAAACGTATTGCTGATTTAAATGTGTAACTGATGATTTACATTGACTTGAGCTTCTTCGTTTTTTGAGCTGCACTTATATGGCTGACTTAATGTGATAATGGAGGGGTATGGAGTGGAGAAAACAAATTATACTGTTGCTACATGGATGAATAAAAGCCCAATTACTATTCAACCATCAATGCGGATAAAAGATGCTTTAACTATTCTCTGTCAGTATAAAAAGAATGAACTTCCCGTTGTAGAAGAAGGACGTGTACATGGAATTTTACGTATTTATGATGTGATCGCCAGCCTTGATAAGACTTCCGGGGATAATTCCATTACCGCCATGATGAAAAGTGATTATACAACCGTTTTTGCTGATTATGTAATGGAGGATATTACTCATCTCCCCGTGTATATTGTTGACAGGCAAAGTGGAAAAATGATAGGTGAACTTTCAGAAGTAGAAATGCTAACTTTTCAAAAGTGGATCATGCAAGAATTAAATGATAAAAGCGAGGCTAGTCAATGGTATGAGCTGACATTTGATACTGCATATGAGGGATTAACGGTAGTAAATGAAAAAGGTGTTATCCAACTTTTTAATCAAGCGTATAGTCGCTATGTTGGTGTACCTAAAGAAGAGGCAGTTGGTCGATTAGCAGAAGAAGTAATTGAAAACACCAGATTACCAGTCGTGTTAAAGACAGGAGTTCCTGAACGTAGCCAAGCACATCGTCTTCAAGGTCAAAATTTGGTTGTCCATCGTATTCCTATTTGGAAGGATAATAAAGTAATTGGTGCAGCAGGAATTCTTGTCTATGAAGGTACTTCAGAAATATACCAAGCAATGAAGCGAATGGAAAAATTAGATGGTAAACACATATTAGACAGCAAGGTTACTTTACCAGATATAGAAGAAAACCAAATCCATTTTGAGGATATTTTAGGGGAAAGTCCTACAATTTCTCAGGCCAAAAAGATTGCCCGAAAGGCAGCTGACTCTAATGCGACCGTCCTTATAACTGGAGAAAGTGGTGTAGGAAAGGAACAATTTGCAAAAGCAATTCATTATGGAGGAATGACAAAAGCAGGACCATTTATCAGTGTAAATTGTGCAGCTATTCCAGATGGATTGATGGAATCTGAACTATTTGGATATACGAAAGGATCGTTTACAGGAGCTGATAAGGAGGGTAAGCCAGGGAAGTTTGAACTGGCACATAATGGAACTATTTTTCTAGATGAGATTGGTGATATGCCTTTAAATATGCAGGCAAAAATATTGCGGGTTTTACAAGATAAGAAAATAGTAAGAATTGGTGGAAATAAGTCCATATCCGTTAATTTTCGACTGATCAGTGCGACGAATAAAGATTTAAAGCAGCTGGTACGTAATGGAGATTTTCGGGAAGATCTATATTATCGGTTATACGTGATCCCTATTCATATCCCGCCACTTCGCGAGCGAAAGGAAGACCTACCTATTCTGATTGCTCATAAGCTCGAATCATTAGCTAAGATTTATGGAATGAAAGAGAAAACGATAGATCAAAAACTGTTAAAACTTATGAGAAATCATCATTGGTCGGGAAATATTCGCGAACTTATGAACGTGTTGGAACGCTTGTTTGTTTTAACAGATAGTGATCATATCTCTCTGAGGGACTTGCCAGATTTGGTGCAAGTTTCGGCTTATCAGGATACTGCGGATGTAAAACTAAATCATATAAAAAGAAAGAAGCAGCTGATGGATGAAGTCTCTAAGGAAGAAGAGGAAATTATTGAGCAAACGTTGAGACAGGTAAACGGAAATAAGTCACAAGCTGCTAGATTATTAGGTGTCTCTCGATCCACCCTTTACAATAAACTATCGCGGTATAAAAACAAAAAGGCTTAGAAGTTAAGCAAAAATATTTTAAATAGCCGGTGCATTAGAGGAAAGGGAAGATGCAAAATGAATACATCAATTAAAAAGCCGAATGTGAAACATGCAATGCTATAGCTAAGATTTGTACTTTAGGCTGGAAACAAATAGTACAAGGAAAGTTGAATGAAGAGTATCAATATAAGAATATTGTCTATTGATATAATAAAGAATAGGTTTCTTCCGACATATAATTAGGAAAGTATTTCTATATAGTATTACATAATTCACAGGTTATCGGAGTCATTGGCGGTGGATTTACAGAAGATAAAAAAGCGTAAATATTCGTTCTTTATCCCGCATGTAAGGTACCGTAAGTTTCCCACTTCAAGATCTGAGTTCGTTCAAAGGGCTAAGTGGAAGAAAACGGCACCTAAATGCCCGATTCGTTCAACTAACATTCAGTAGGAGATGGAAGAAAAATCCTACTGAATGAAGTTTCACTTTATGTAGATGAAAAATGCCGATATAAAGGAATTGGAAGCAGACTGCTGTGGGCGCTTACTACATAGCAATCATCAGGCGGCGCAGATGAACAATGGGTTTCGTACAAGAGGGCAATCAGTGGGAAATCCGTTCTTTAAAGCCAGAGGATTTAAGCATCGATTCAAGCAAACTAGGATAACCGACACAAATGAAAAACAGGTATATTTACATTATTGTCGGCAGACTTCATAATGCGTATCTAAACTTTATTCCTTTGTTTTTCTTCGCTAGAAATGCAAGTTGGTAAAAGGTTTTTCTTATATTCGATAGGGGATTTTGTTCCACATGTAACTAGCAGGAAGACTTCCTCCATGCTACGAGGTGAACCATAGGAAGGGTAAGTGGAAGATTCAACTGCAAGTCAAATGTCCGATTCTGTTCATTCTAACAAGTAGAGGGGATAAAAAGAATCATAAAGTGAATGTCAATCAGTGGATAATCGCGCCGTAATGAAAAGAACAGAAAACTGATTAGTTAAGTCACTTGCTACTTTGTAAATTGTCAATCTTCAATTGGCTAATACTTGTTTAACTGTATGGACAATTAAACAAATTCTTTCTTGCGTTTAATAGATAGTAATTCCAAATTTCAGGAGTGAAAAAACAGAAAGAGATGGATAAATTTCCTTTATCCATTTTCCTTGAGAATCAAAGGAGACCTCATGAATGAAGTGAACTAGCATGGTCTTTCACATCTATTTTGTGCAATATTAAATAGTTGGTATGATTTTTGCAATGTCATTTGTATTAAGGGGGGATAGATATGAAAAGGTTGGATAAGCGTAATAAAAGCTTTATTTTTCCTAGTAAGCAACACTTATTACAAATGGATTATTCTAATGAATTTCGTGAGGAAGAACAGCTCATTGCAAAAACGATTGAAAAATTTGTAGAAGAGCAAGTAAATCCCAACTTGGATAAGCTAGAAGCCTATGATTATGAAGTAGCGAAGGAATTATTCCGTTCCACTGGTGATCTTGGACTTTTAGGTGCTGATGTTCCGGAAGCTTATGGTGGGTTGGAAATGGGAAAACGAACTGCAGGACTTATTGCAGAAAAAATGGGGTACGGAAGTTCATTTAGTGTTTCTTTTAATATTCATACGGGAGTAGGGACATTACCTTTTGTTTATTTTGGAACAGAACAGCAAAAAAAGCGTTATCTACCGAAGTTGACTACTGGTGAATGGGTAGGTGCCTATGCGCTAACGGAACCAAATGCAGGTTCTGATGCACTTCATGCAAAAACAACTGCCAAAAAAACAAATGGCAAATGGGTATTAAACGGTGAGAAACAATGGATAACAAATGCACATATCGCAAGTGTATATGTTGTTTTTGCTAATACAACAGAAGGGATAACTACTTTTATTGTAGAAAGGGATCAACCTGGTGTTTCAATAGGACCAGAAGAAAAGAAACTAGGAATTAAAGGTTCGTCAACAGCAACGCTTATTTTAGAAGATGTTGAACTTACGGAGGAAGACATATTAGGGGAAATTGGGAAAGGTCATCGAATCGCACTAAATATACTTAATTTGGCACGTCTAAAGCTTGCTTTTGCTAATATCGGAACATCTAAGCAATCTCTGGCCATTGCTGTTCAATATGGAAAGGAGCGCAAACAATTTAATCAGGAAATTGTTCAATTTGGTATGATTCAAGAGAAACTGGCAAATATGGCTGTAGCAATTTATGGAGCAGAAAGTACTGCTTATTATACTGCCAGCATCCTAGATGGCATTAACGTAGAATCGCCATCACAGATTGTTCAAGTACTGGCTAATTATGCGATGGATTGTTCTATTAATAAAGTAAAGGCGTCAGAGACATTGGACTATTGCATTGATGAGGCTGTTCAAATTCATGGTGGCTATGGTTATATGCAAGAATATGAGGTTGAACGCATATACCGTGATTCTAGAATTAACCGAATTTTTGAGGGAACAAATGAAATTAACCGTTTGACAATTACAAAATCATTTTTAAAACAATATGTAAACGCACCTGAGCTTATAGGACAATCAGAAAAGATCAATAACGTATTTATTCGCTATTCACATCAGCTATTAAACTCCATTATGAATGCGCTTACGAAACGATTTGATTTAACAAAACTAAATCAATTTTATTTACATGGGCTTGCCAATATCCTTGAAGAGCTTTATGTCATAAAAGCTGGAGAGATTGCCGTAAATGCAGATAAGCAGCCATTAACCGTTAAGTTATTTGATGTTTTATGTGAAGAAGGCTATATGCGAATAGAAAATCAAGCGATTGTTTTGCTTTCATCGATTTATGGGTTAGAGAATAGTTCTAAGCAAGAGATGATTCAAGGGATTCGCTCTTTACCAGTGATGTATTCTAATTTATTTGAAAAAAAGCAGGAAATAGCAACTGAAATCATTGCGAAAAGTGGTTATTTTCAATGATATGGGGGGATAAAATGGCGAAAATAGGTTTTATTGGTTTAGGAAATATGGGATTTCCAATGGCAACCGGTCTTTTAAAAGAAGGGGTTGATGTTATTGGTTATGACATAAGTGAGTCGACACTTATTGCTTTTAAAAAGCAAGGAGGAGAGATTTCAACATCGATTGCAAATGTGATTGCAGCGAGTGATGTGATTATGACTAGTTTACCATCTGAGAAAGCTGTAGAAGACGTATATTTAGGAGAAGATGGGCTCATTGAAAATGGCGATCATACTAAAATTTTTATTGATACGAGCACTGTTTCTCCTAAGCTGAATCAAAAACTGGAAGAGGCTTGTCATAAACAGGCGATACCTTTTTTAGCTGCGCCAGTAAGCGGTGGTGTGATTGGCGCAGAAAAGCAAACGCTGACCGTTATGGTTGGAGGAAAACGAGAGGTTTACGAGCAAGCATTATCCATCTTCAAGATAATTGGGGAAAATATCTTTCACGTAAATGAACAAATTGATAGTGGAACAACCGTGAAAATAATTAATAACTTATTAATTGGATTTTATACTGCAGGGGTTAGTGAGGCGCTTCATATTGCGAATAAGAAAAACATAGATTTAGATGACCTTTTTTCCATGCTCAGTGTCAGCTATGGTCAAAGCCGTATTTACGAACGTAATTACAAAACATTTATCGCCAACAATAATTATAAACCAGGCTTTTCCTTAAAGCTCCTGCGGAAAGATTTAGAATTTGCGATGGATGTTGCTGAAAAAAACCAGCTCGACTTACCAATTAGCCAGAAATTACTTTCCCTATATAAAGAAGTGGAAAAGGAAGGTTTTGGAGATAAAGATATGGCGGTACTTTATGAACGCGTACAAAAACAATCAGAATTGAAGGAGGCTTCTAAATGATATCTCAAGAAGTAAAAAGGATAAAAAACTTTATTGGTAATAAGTGGGTGGAATCAACTGGAACGAAAACATTAGATGTTCCAAATCCAGCGACTGGGGAAGTCATTGCACAGGTAGTGTTATCCGAAAAAGAAGATGTTGATCAAGCAGTAGCTGCGGCAAAATCTGCATTTCCAGATTGGGCAGCTGTTCCGGTTCCTAATCGAACGCGTTTGTTGTTTACGTATCTTCAGTTACTTAACCAACATCGAGAAGAATTAGCAAAAATTATTACGCTTGAAAATGGCAAATCGTTCCGAGATGCTGATGGAGAGGTTCAACGTGGGATTGAAGTAGTAGAACTAGCAACTTCGACACCAAACTTAATGATGGGAGATGCCTTGCCCAGCATCGCCAGTGGAATTGATGGTTCGATTTGGCGCTATCCGCTAGGTGTTGTTGCTGGGATCACCCCATTTAATTTTCCAATGATGGTTCCATTGTGGATGTTCCCATTAGCGATTGCTTGTGGGAATACATTTGTGTTAAAAACATCAGAACGAACGCCGGTATTAGCAGAACGATTAGTTGAATTATTCTATCAATCTGGGTTTCCGGATGGGGTGCTTAATCTGGTTCATGGTGGAAAAGAAGTAGTTAATCGGATGTTAGAACATCCGGATATAGAAGCTATTTCATTTGTTGGATCAGAACCTGTTGCAAAGCATGTATATCAAACGGGTACAACTCATGGCAAGCGTGTTCAGGCACTTGCAGGGGCCAAAAACCATGCGATTGTTATGGATGATTGCAACATAGAAAAAACGGTACAAGGTGTAATCGGTGCTGCCTTTGGAAGCAGTGGTGAGCGTTGTATGGCTTGTTCCGTTGTAGCAGTTATAGATGAAATAGCTGATGACTTTATTAGTTTATTGACAGAAGAAACAAAACAGTTAAAAGTTGGCGATGGAATGGATGAGACAGCATTTGTTGGTCCACTTATTCGTAAGTCACATAAAGAAAGAGTAATCAGCTACATTGATAAAGGAGTAGAAGAGGGAGCGGACTTATTAGTTGATGGTCGTCATATTGAAGACGAAGTGCGAGATGGATATTATGTAGGTGCAACGATCTTTGATCATGTAACCCCGAATATGACGATTTGGCAGGATGAAATTTTTGCTCCTGTGTTGAGTATTGTACGCATTAAAGATTTAGAAGCAGGAATAGCATTAACAAATCAGTCAACGTTTGCAAATGGTGCGGTTATTTACACGTCAAGTGGTCGTCATGCACAAACATTCCGTGAACAGATCGATGCAGGCATGATAGGTGTAAACGTTAATGTTCCTGCGCCAATGGCATTTTTTGCATTTGCTGGGAATAAAGCTTCATTTTACGGTGATTTAGGTACGAATGGAAAAGATGGAGTGCAATTTTATACGAGAAAAAAGGTAGTAACCGAACGCTGGTTCTAAACAAAAAGAGACTGGGACATAACTAAAACAGTTGGTTAAAAAACGAACAATAAATCGTCCTTATGTATACGCTAGTTTTTAGCGTAGTCAACATATGTAGACTCATCGGAAATAGCTCAAGCTGAAGATCCCGCAGGAAAGCGATTTTTGCTTTCCGAGGAAGCTTAGGAGAATATGTTGACGTAGCGAGGGTAGGAATTTTTTAACACAAACAAACCGAACAATTATAAATGAATTGTTCGGTTTTTGCTATTTCGTATTTGCTTATGTCCCAGCCCCTTTTTTACAACGTTCATTTTAGAAAAACTTGGCTTGTCGCCAAGACTTTAGCGAAAGCTATCGTTTTTCATATAGGATAAAGTGAAACTTCATTCCGTGGAATGCTTTTTACACGGAATGTTAGTTGAACGAATCGGGCATTTAGGAGCCGTTTTCTCCGACTTAGCCCCTTTGTACGAACTCAGGACTTGAAGTGGGAAACTTACGGCACCTTACATGCGGGATAAACCCTAAAATTTTATACTTTTCTATAGTATAAAAAAGGATTTAATAAGTGAATCTGGAACATCAGCCAATTGCTGATACTTGTAAACTGGTTGTTTATCTTTATCAATGACTACTGATCGAACACCTTCATAAAAGTCATCCGACTTTAAAAAGTTGCGGGCAATAATGAAGTCGGTATCCAAGCATGCTCTAAATGATTTATTTTTGCCTTTAATTAGCTGGGCTAATGTCACTTTTAAGGAAACAGGTGATTTCTCCAATATGGTTTCTTTTGTTTTTTGAGCAAATTCACTATGGTCAGAAGCAAGAGATTCAATAATTTGCTCAACCGTTTCATGGGAAAAATGTTTATCGATTAGTGCCTGATTAACTTGTAAAATCCCGTTATCATCATGTTCACTTGTATATTTCTTAAGTAATTCGTCAAGTTTTTGATGAACGTTTGACTCTTCTGTCCAATTCATGCTTTTGAGTTCAGCCTGAAATGGTTCAAATTGACTGCTATTCATATAAACATCTGCTGCCTTTGCGTATAGAACATCGCTAGCGGTTATAATGCTCGATGTAAGTGCTAAATAACGTCCAGTGAAACCAGGAGCCTGATTTAGGAAATAGGCTGCTCCGACATCGGGGAAAAAACCGATATTCATTTCCGGCATTGCCCATTTTGTCTTTTCAGTGACGATGCGATGACTAGCACCATAGGATAGTCCTACACCTCCACCCATCACAATACCATCTAAATAGGCAATGATTGGCTTTGAGAAGTTTGCTATAAACGCGTCAGTATCATATTCTTTTTTAAAAAATTCCATCGCTTTGTTAAATGCATCTGGATTTTCTTTTGCTTGATATAATGTTTTTATATCGCCTCCAGCACAGAATCCCTTTGGTCCTTCTCCTTTTAGAATAATAACGGAGACAGAAGGATCTTGTTCCCATTCTTTTAGTTTATTATGGATAGGGGAAAGCATGTCATAGGTCAATGAATTAATAGCTTTTGGTCTGTTTAACTTAATGGTGGCAATACCCTGGTTGTGAACCGAAAATAATACGTTTGTCATCAATATGCCTCCTATGTACTATTTATGACGAAACTGGGGCTTACGTTTTTCGACGAAAGCCTGCACGCCTTCTTTTGCATCAGATGTTAAAAATAACTCGCCAAATATTTCATTTTCTCTTTTTAATCCATCAGAAATAGATTGATAGTATCCTTGAACAACACTCTCTACGGCACGGGTAATACTTTGCATACTATTTCCTTCAATAAATGAGCTGGCAATGGTAATAGCTGTAGACATGAGCTCATCAGCGGAAACGGTTAGCTGAACAATGCCAAGTTCAAATGCCTTTTGACTGTCAATATGTTTACCTGTCAGAATTAATTCTAATGCTGTAGCAATACTAGTTATACGGGATAAGCGCTGTGTGCCGCCAAACGAAGGGACAAGTCCGAGTTTAACTTCTGGAAGACCGAGTGTAGCCTTGTCGGAAGCGATTCGATAATGACACCCCATTGCAACTTCCAATCCGCCACCTAATGCCGGTCCGTTAATGGCGGCGATGACCGGTTTTGTCATTGCTTCTAACTCATTGCATAAATTTTGTCCTGCTTTAGACATCTCAAATCCTTTATTATAATCACCCATAGCAGGAACAAATTCCTTAATATTCGCTCCAGCAGCAAAAAATCTTCCTGCACCGGTTAGGATAATCGCATGTACTTCTGAGTTATCTTGTAACTGTTTGAGTACTTCTCTCATTTCTGTAATCATTGCTGAAGATAATGCATTCGCTGGTGGAGAATCCATTGTTAATATAGCTACATTTTTTTTGTAAGTAAGCGTGAGGTGATTCAACTCCATAAGACAATCCTCCTTGACGTTTATAGTTAGTCTACTTTCATTAATGCAAATAAGATGCCAAAGTAAATTACTGTAATAGATATGTGAAACTTTGAACAATTTTTCATTCCCGTTGAGCTTAAACTGAACTAATTAGGGGTTCTTTCCATCGCTCAGTTCCATATCTTGTTTAATTTATGAGTGTTGTGAGATGGAAAAAATCGGGAAATAAAAAAACATCATGTATAACTGTCTATACAATTATACATGATGTTGGCATCCTTCAACAATAAGGAATAGCTCATTACATCTCCACTATTTATTTTTGGAGATTTTTATATGGATTATGTGTTGTGAATTGCTTATAGGCTGTTCCAAAAGCCCAACTATTCTATAGCTGGCAAAGCCTCCGAGAATTTGGATACCCAGCTGTGCTTGTGTTTCGCGCACAGCAGGACAAGAAAAGCTTCGGAAGCGACACATCGCACGAAGAAAAAGCGCATTTCTTTTTTGAGGACAAGAAAAGCTTCGGAAGCGACACATCGCAATTTTTCAAGAATCAGGAACAACCCAATAGCAACATCGAAATTTTCAAGACAAGGAACAAATTTTTCAACGACATTGCGATCTTAGCAACTTTGTCCCTTTTTATCCACTTTTTGAAACGTATTTATAGTTATGAATATTTTTCAACGATACGATAATTTTTATGGGCTACGACAGTAGTAGGAAAACTATGGTTTAATTTAGATGAGTTACGAGATTTTGAGATGTCTACAATAGTACTTCTTTTGCAATGAGATGGCAAAACCTCTCCTTGAAGTAACACATTTTCTTTCTTAAATTCTATTATATCTCCTGGTTTAGCTTTTTTTGAATCAGGTTTAAACATATTTATTCCTCCTTAAGAAATCTGTGCACTCAGTTAATTTCATCATTTTTTTGGTTTCTTTGTAGCCATTCCATTTGTTTTTTCATTTTATTTATTTCTTGAATTTGTTCAGATTGTTTTTGTTTTAGTACTTGAAATGATTGTTCTAATTTAGCGATATTAGCTACTGTTAATCCTAAGGTTTGCATAATTGTACGAATGTTTTCGTTATAATATTCCTGATCTACTTCTTCTTTGTGAGTGTCCTTCGTACTGCATTCTACTATGATTGGAAAATGTCCATTAGCCAACCGCTCTGCAATATCATGCTGCTTGTAATGCTTGCTTTTACAAACCTTAATAAATTTTAAAACATCAATAGCCTCGGGAAGATAATAATTGTCTTCCTCATCTTGTACTTTTGGTACATACATATTGAATTCTTTAATCCAAGCAGCCGCGGTGGATGGTGGAATACCAACGATATGTGATAACCCCTGAAGGTTAAGTAATTCCACTTCTTTCACCTATCTTTCTGTGGTAGTCTAAAATACAATTTCTACCTGTACTAGGAACTACACTATTATCTTAACTAATTAACATGGGAATAGTATGTGAAAAATGTGGAATAAATAAGTAATTTAGATCCTGAATTCTACTAATTTAAAGAAAATTATTCCGACATAACGAGGTGGACTTCCTGATTTTTCGTAGATATTTATTCTGTATGTAATTGGCGGTAAGATCTGCCTTTCCATGCTACGAGGAGAACCCTAGGAGGATAAGTGGAGAATTCAACTGCAATTTAATGTCCGATACCGTTGAGAGCATTTAGGTCATACCCTTGCATAACAATCTGGGGGATAAAAGAAAACCACTATTAAAGATTCACTTTACGTTATAAACATGTTTTCTGAGATTTAGAATTATCGGAATTCCTTGTCTTTCTCATGTTAAATCAAAACATTTATGACTTTAAAGGAAGTATTTATGGCACATGCATCGGTAAATTGGAATGGATAACATCATAACCATCTGTAACTGCTTTAAAGATATTGCATTGTAACAAAAAACATCGTCTACAAAAAACTCCCCATCTTAATGGCTCCCCGTTTAACTATACAATCTTGTAATATCTAAAAGGGCGTTCATTCAGGTTACTACAAAGATGAATTCGGAAACGACAGATTCTAACGATCGTCTTATGGTTGACTATATCCGAATTTTTATAATATACTTAATTCAACAATGTTGAATTGGGTGAAACTAAATGGAATGCGGTAAGTATCTTATTTAATTAGTAAAATAGGACGTTTAAAACAAAAGCAGGATAAGAAGTTCGATGAATCTTACCTTTGCTTAAATGAGTAAACAAAATCGGAGTAGTTATCATATTTATATTGAAAGCGCATTCCTAAAAGAAAGCAGCGGAGAATTTGTTCCGTTGTATTTTCTATTAATTAGCATCTGTTCATATGAATTGAAAAGGAGGAAACGATATGCATTATCCAAGCTTTATTCATTTAAAAGAAGTAGGCCCGAGAGATGGGTTGCAAAATGAAAGTATTTTTATTGATACAGATGATAAGGTAAAATGGATTGATATGCTATCAGATTCCGGGGTCGGTGAAATTGAATATTCTTCGTTTGTTCACCCGAAATGGATTCCTGCACTTAAAGATGCTCAAGAAGTTGGTAAAAAAATTAAACGAAATCCTAATGTTCGTTATTCTGCACTTGTACCAAATCTGAAAGGGCTAGAGCGTGCTTTAGAAGCTGGAATAGATGGGGCATCTGTATTTATGTCGGTAAGTGAGACACATAATCGGAAAAACATTAATAAATCAGTTGATGAAACGTATCCTATTTTAAGAGAAGTGATCAGTGAAGCTAAGTCGGTTGATAAATTTGTTACTGGATATGTATCGACTGTTTTTGATTGTCCTTATGAGGGAAGGATTAACCCGGAACAAGTTATTCGTGTTTGTGATGAGCTATTTGCAGTTGGGGTTGATTTTATTTCGTTGGGGGATACGATCGGGTCTGCAGTTCCCTCTCAAGTAGAAGCACTATTAGAACCTGTTTTAATCCGCTATGATTCGGATAAAATTATTATGCACTTTCATGATACAAGGGGAATGGCAATTGCAAATATATTAACGAGCTTAAATTATGGAATAACCCGTTTTGATAGCGCAGTTGGCGGATTAGGCGGTTGTCCATATGCAAAAGGTGCAGCAGGAAATGTAGCTACTAATGATGTACTGTATTTATTGCACGGTTTGGGGATTAAAACAGGGGTGCAAGAAGATAAGATGCAGCAAGCTGCTTTGTGTATTCAAGATAAGCTCGGCAAGCAGCTTCCTAGTAAAGCACTTGCTTATCACTATAAAAAAACAGTATAAAGTTAGATCAAAAGGTATGAAGTCG is a genomic window of Virgibacillus proomii containing:
- a CDS encoding sigma 54-interacting transcriptional regulator, translated to MEKTNYTVATWMNKSPITIQPSMRIKDALTILCQYKKNELPVVEEGRVHGILRIYDVIASLDKTSGDNSITAMMKSDYTTVFADYVMEDITHLPVYIVDRQSGKMIGELSEVEMLTFQKWIMQELNDKSEASQWYELTFDTAYEGLTVVNEKGVIQLFNQAYSRYVGVPKEEAVGRLAEEVIENTRLPVVLKTGVPERSQAHRLQGQNLVVHRIPIWKDNKVIGAAGILVYEGTSEIYQAMKRMEKLDGKHILDSKVTLPDIEENQIHFEDILGESPTISQAKKIARKAADSNATVLITGESGVGKEQFAKAIHYGGMTKAGPFISVNCAAIPDGLMESELFGYTKGSFTGADKEGKPGKFELAHNGTIFLDEIGDMPLNMQAKILRVLQDKKIVRIGGNKSISVNFRLISATNKDLKQLVRNGDFREDLYYRLYVIPIHIPPLRERKEDLPILIAHKLESLAKIYGMKEKTIDQKLLKLMRNHHWSGNIRELMNVLERLFVLTDSDHISLRDLPDLVQVSAYQDTADVKLNHIKRKKQLMDEVSKEEEEIIEQTLRQVNGNKSQAARLLGVSRSTLYNKLSRYKNKKA
- a CDS encoding NAD(P)-dependent oxidoreductase, translated to MAKIGFIGLGNMGFPMATGLLKEGVDVIGYDISESTLIAFKKQGGEISTSIANVIAASDVIMTSLPSEKAVEDVYLGEDGLIENGDHTKIFIDTSTVSPKLNQKLEEACHKQAIPFLAAPVSGGVIGAEKQTLTVMVGGKREVYEQALSIFKIIGENIFHVNEQIDSGTTVKIINNLLIGFYTAGVSEALHIANKKNIDLDDLFSMLSVSYGQSRIYERNYKTFIANNNYKPGFSLKLLRKDLEFAMDVAEKNQLDLPISQKLLSLYKEVEKEGFGDKDMAVLYERVQKQSELKEASK
- a CDS encoding CoA-acylating methylmalonate-semialdehyde dehydrogenase — translated: MISQEVKRIKNFIGNKWVESTGTKTLDVPNPATGEVIAQVVLSEKEDVDQAVAAAKSAFPDWAAVPVPNRTRLLFTYLQLLNQHREELAKIITLENGKSFRDADGEVQRGIEVVELATSTPNLMMGDALPSIASGIDGSIWRYPLGVVAGITPFNFPMMVPLWMFPLAIACGNTFVLKTSERTPVLAERLVELFYQSGFPDGVLNLVHGGKEVVNRMLEHPDIEAISFVGSEPVAKHVYQTGTTHGKRVQALAGAKNHAIVMDDCNIEKTVQGVIGAAFGSSGERCMACSVVAVIDEIADDFISLLTEETKQLKVGDGMDETAFVGPLIRKSHKERVISYIDKGVEEGADLLVDGRHIEDEVRDGYYVGATIFDHVTPNMTIWQDEIFAPVLSIVRIKDLEAGIALTNQSTFANGAVIYTSSGRHAQTFREQIDAGMIGVNVNVPAPMAFFAFAGNKASFYGDLGTNGKDGVQFYTRKKVVTERWF
- a CDS encoding acyl-CoA dehydrogenase family protein; translation: MKRLDKRNKSFIFPSKQHLLQMDYSNEFREEEQLIAKTIEKFVEEQVNPNLDKLEAYDYEVAKELFRSTGDLGLLGADVPEAYGGLEMGKRTAGLIAEKMGYGSSFSVSFNIHTGVGTLPFVYFGTEQQKKRYLPKLTTGEWVGAYALTEPNAGSDALHAKTTAKKTNGKWVLNGEKQWITNAHIASVYVVFANTTEGITTFIVERDQPGVSIGPEEKKLGIKGSSTATLILEDVELTEEDILGEIGKGHRIALNILNLARLKLAFANIGTSKQSLAIAVQYGKERKQFNQEIVQFGMIQEKLANMAVAIYGAESTAYYTASILDGINVESPSQIVQVLANYAMDCSINKVKASETLDYCIDEAVQIHGGYGYMQEYEVERIYRDSRINRIFEGTNEINRLTITKSFLKQYVNAPELIGQSEKINNVFIRYSHQLLNSIMNALTKRFDLTKLNQFYLHGLANILEELYVIKAGEIAVNADKQPLTVKLFDVLCEEGYMRIENQAIVLLSSIYGLENSSKQEMIQGIRSLPVMYSNLFEKKQEIATEIIAKSGYFQ